One window of the Perca flavescens isolate YP-PL-M2 chromosome 16, PFLA_1.0, whole genome shotgun sequence genome contains the following:
- the myo1hb gene encoding unconventional myosin-Ih, whose translation MEASLTARDRVGIQDFVLLDAYTSESAFLDNLRKRFHENLIYTYIGTLLVSVNPYKELDIYSKKQMDTYMGVNFFELPPHIYALADNVFRSMQSEFNNHFILISGESGAGKTEASKKILQFYAVSCPSTKLLNNVRDRLLLSNPVLEAFGNAKTLKNDNSSRFGKYMDIQFDHQGGAVGGHILSYLLEKSRVVHQNHGERNFHIFYQLVEGGEEDLLRWLGLQRNCQHYRYLVQGDCAKVSSINDKSDWKTVQKALSVIEFGDSDIEHLFGIIASVLHLGNIKFEADVRGYASLNNNQEMHWVSKLLGIPTQVLQQGLTHRKIEAKTEEVFSPFSVDHAVYARDALAKAIYGRTFNWLVNKINESLVNKDSSRKTVIGLLDIYGFEVFNVNSFEQFCINYCNEKLQQLFIQLTLKSEQEEYEMEGIEWEPVPFFNNKIICDLVEEKHRGIISLLDEECLRPGEATDLTFLEKMEEKISGHPHFVTHKLADQKTRKTLERGDFRLLHYAGEVTYCVVGFLDKNNDLLYKNGKEVMRQSKNAIIKHCFPSTEPDSKRRPETVVTQFKSSLVSLTEILMSKEPWYVRCIKPNEAKQPGRFDDVLVRHQMKYLGLMEHLRVRRAGFAYRRKYELFLQRYKPLCPETWPNWKGTAAEGVQCLIKHLGYKPNEYKMGRTKIFIRHPRTLFATEDAFQVCKHKLATSIQAKYKGYRAKGDYLKQREAATKIETCWRGLLARKEREKRAWAVKVIQKFIKGFMTRNQPVCVDNSEYLAYVRQNYLTRLRDNLPKTVVEKDSWLTPPPIMQEVSQLLKKLYIRHMVRKYVRGITPQRKAQLLLKAQTSAMFKGKKENYPFSVCRPFMDTRIGAGDISIKVLQMIRHEHIKYSVPVVKYDRNGFRPRLRQLIFTQEAAYLVEDAKIKQRIDYISLKGVSVSNLSDNFLILHVTCDDIKQKGDLVLQCDYLFEALTKLSLIGNQQNSIKVVQGSVRFDIQPGREGIVDFKSGQESMVYRAKNGHLMVVRIYKNQVQMMLPVIWDDVAAKYE comes from the exons CAGGGGAGAGTGGAGCTGGTAAGACAGAGGCCTCCAAGAAAATCCTGCAATTCTACGCTGTCAGCTGTCCGAGTACTAAACTCCTGAACAACGTCCGGGACAGACTGCTGCTCTCCAACCCAGTGCTTGAA GCTTTTGGAAATGCCAAAACCCTGAAGAATGACAACTCTAGCCGCTTTGGGAAATACATGGACATCCAGTTCGACCACCAG gGTGGTGCTGTTGGGGGTCACATCCTCAGTTACCTGTTGGAGAAGTCCCGTGTGGTCCACCAGAACCACGGAGAAAGAAACTTCCatatcttctatcagctggtggagggaggagaggaagatcTGCTTCGCTGGCTCGGCTTGCAGAGAAACTGCCAGCACTATAGGTACCTGGTGCAG GGTGATTGTGCCAAAGTGAGCTCTATCAATGATAAAAGTGACTGGAAGACAGTGCAGAAAGCCCTCTCTGTTATAGAGTTCGGTGACAGTGATATTGAG CACCTGTTTGGAATAATCGCTAGTGTTCTCCATCTGGGGAATATCAAGTTTGAAGCAGATGTTAGAGGATACGCCTCTCTCAACAACAACCAGGAGATGCACTGGGTGTCAAAG TTGCTGGGGATTCCTACTCAGGTATTACAACAGGGCCTAACCCACAGGAAGATTGAAGCCAAAACAGAGGAG GTGTTCAGTCCTTTCTCTGTGGACCATGCAGTATATGCCAGGGATGCCCTCGCCAAAGCTATCTATGGCCGCACTTTCAACTGGCTGGTCAACAAGATCAATGAATCTTTAGTTAACAAG GATTCCTCCAGGAAAACAGTAATTGGTCTGTTGGACATCTATGGTTTCGAGGTTTTCAACGTGAACAG CTTTGAGCAGTTTTGCATCAACTACTGCAACGAGAAGCTGCAGCAGCTTTTCATCCAGCTGACCCTCAAGTCAGAGCAGGAGGAGTACGAGATGGAGGGGATTGAA TGGGAACCAGTGCCATTTTTCAACAACAAGATCATCTGTGATCTTGTAGAGGAGAAACATAGAGGAATCATCTCTTTATTG GATGAGGAATGTTTACGTCCTGGAGAGGCCACAGATCTCACCTTCCTGGAAAAGATGGAGGAAAAGATCAGTGGTCATCCTCATTTCGTCAC ACATAAACTTGCAGACCAAAAGACGAGGAAAACACTGGAAAGGGGAGACTTCCGCCTCTTGCACTATGCTGGCGAGGTTACATACTGTGTTGTTG GATTCTTGGACAAAAACAATGATCTCTTGTATAAAAATGGGAAAGAG GTCATGCGACAGTCCAAGAATGCTATAATCAAACACTGTTTTCCTTCTACTGAACCGGACAGCAAGAGGAGACCTGAAACT GTGGTGACTCAGTTTAAGAGCAGCCTGGTGAGCTTGACTGAGATCCTAATGTCCAAAGAGCCCTGGTATGTCCGCTGCATTAAACCCAATGAAGCCAAGCAGCCAG GACGCTTTGATGATGTGTTGGTGAGACATCAGATGAAGTACCTGGGGCTGATGGAGCACCTGAGGGTCAGGCGTGCTGGGTTTGCTTACCGACGCAAATATGAGCTCTTTCTCCAGAG GTACAAGCCTCTGTGTCCTGAAACCTGGCCCAACTGGAAAGGTACAGCAGCAGAAGGTGTGCAGTGCCTGATCAAGCACCTGGGCTACAAACCTAATGAGTACAAGATGGGCAG GACAAAGATTTTCATCCGGCACCCTAGAACTCTGTTTGCAACAGAAGACGCCTTTCAGGTCTGCAAACACAAGCTAG CAACAAGCATTCAGGCCAAGTACAAAGGCTACAGAGCGAAAGGAGACTACCTTAAACAGAGAGAGGCTG CCACTAAGATTGAGACCTGCTGGAGAGGTCTGCTGGCCAGAAAGGAGCGTGAAAAGAGGGCATGGGCTGTCAAGGTAATCCAAAA GTTCATTAAAGGTTTCATGACTCGAAATCAGCCAGTCTGCGTTGACAACAGTGAGTACCTGGCGTACGTAAGGCAGAACTACCTCACACGGCTGAGGGACAACCTTCCCAAAACAGTTGTGGAAAAAGACTCTTGGCTCACCCCTCCGCCTATAATGCAGGAG GTTTCCCAGCTGTTGAAGAAGCTCTACATTCGCCACATGGTACGGAAGTACGTTCGGGGAATCACTCCACAGAGGAAAGCACAG CTTCTGTTAAAAGCACAGACGAGCGCCATGttcaaaggaaaaaaagaaaactaccCCTTCAGTGTGTGCAGACCGTTCATGGACACCAGAATAG GTGCAGGAGACATAAGCATCAAAGTGCTTCAGATGATCCGGCATGAGCACATCAAG TACAGTGTGCCAGTGGTAAAGTATGACAGAAACGGATTCAGGCCTCGTCTCCGGCAGCTCATCTTTACCCAGGAAGCCGCCTACCTGGTCGAGGATGCCAAGATCAAGCAGCGGATAGATTACATCTCTCTGAAAG GTGTGTCAGTCAGCAACCTGAGTGACAACTTCCTGATCCTTCATGTTACATGTGATGACATCAAGCAAAAG GGTGATCTGGTCCTTCAGTGTGACTACCTGTTTGAGGCCCTGACTAAGTTGAGTCTTATTGGCAACCAGCAGAACTCCATCAAAGTGGTCCAGGGCAG TGTGCGATTTGACATCCAGCCTGGCAGAGAGGGCATCGTGGACTTCAAGAGTGGTCAGGAGTCCATGGTCTACAGGGCAAAAAATGGCCATTTGATGGTGGTGA GAATCTACAAGAACCAAGTCCAGATGATGCTACCAGTGATTTGGGATGATGTTGCTGCAAAATATGAGTAA